The Terracoccus luteus genome includes a region encoding these proteins:
- a CDS encoding helix-turn-helix domain-containing protein, which yields MESEVDVARMVMRVRRLADLSQRDLAARVGLSPSTIARIETGQGAVSVGLFGRLLAVAGLRLLVCAADEDAGAGREPAGQGAGSRGPAPGSGQDEGPQSRGERVWPVPADGVRDNGGRRFPAHLDVDPPDEVPALRRLMPRYDRPPAKGWYRHRPERDRRRAREGTPADHPTAAELRARQARRRENERRLRAMLAAAAPLAPECTCLDGCHEVAACLTGCPCQCEPDPHRRE from the coding sequence GGTACGGCGCCTGGCGGACCTGAGCCAGCGGGACCTGGCCGCGCGGGTCGGGCTCTCGCCCTCGACGATCGCGCGGATCGAGACCGGGCAGGGTGCGGTGTCGGTGGGGTTGTTCGGGCGGCTGCTGGCCGTGGCCGGGCTGCGGCTGCTCGTGTGCGCCGCCGACGAGGACGCCGGCGCCGGGCGTGAACCAGCCGGCCAGGGGGCAGGGTCACGCGGTCCGGCGCCGGGGTCGGGGCAGGACGAGGGCCCGCAGTCACGGGGTGAGCGGGTGTGGCCGGTGCCGGCGGACGGGGTCCGTGACAACGGGGGCCGCCGGTTCCCGGCGCACCTGGACGTCGACCCGCCCGACGAGGTGCCCGCGCTGCGCCGGTTGATGCCGCGCTACGACCGGCCACCGGCCAAGGGCTGGTACCGCCACCGCCCCGAACGTGACCGCCGACGCGCACGAGAGGGCACCCCGGCCGACCACCCCACCGCCGCCGAGCTGCGCGCCCGGCAGGCCCGCCGGCGCGAGAACGAACGCCGCCTGCGGGCGATGCTTGCGGCCGCGGCGCCACTCGCCCCCGAGTGCACCTGCCTCGACGGGTGCCACGAGGTGGCCGCGTGCCTGACCGGCTGTCCCTGCCAGTGCGAACCCGACCCCCACCGGCGAGAATGA
- the rpsO gene encoding 30S ribosomal protein S15, with product MPLEADVKQKIMTEYATTEGDTGSPEVQIAMLTQRIKDLTEHSRAHKHDHHSRRGLLLLVGRRKRMLRYLESTDIERYRSLIKRLGLRR from the coding sequence ATGCCTTTGGAAGCTGACGTCAAGCAGAAGATCATGACCGAGTACGCCACCACCGAGGGCGACACCGGTTCCCCCGAGGTCCAGATCGCGATGCTCACGCAGCGCATCAAGGACCTCACCGAGCACTCCCGGGCGCACAAGCACGACCACCACAGCCGTCGTGGTCTGCTCCTGCTCGTGGGTCGGCGCAAGCGCATGCTGCGCTACCTCGAGTCGACCGACATCGAGCGCTACCGCTCGCTGATCAAGCGACTCGGTCTGCGTCGATGA
- a CDS encoding polyribonucleotide nucleotidyltransferase yields MEGPDITFAEAVIDNGQYGTRTVRFETGRLAKQAGGAVTAYLDDDTMLMSTTTAGKTPKDQFDFFPLTVDVEERMYAIGKIPGSFFRREGRPSTDAVLTCRLIDRPLRPTFKKGLRNEVQVVISVFSLNPDHQYDVLAINAASASTQISGLPFSGPVGGVRVSLIDGQWVAFPNFSDIEKSVFDMVVAGRVVTNADGVDDVAIMMVEAESTESTWDLVKTMGKQAPTEEVVAEGLEASKKFIKQLCDAQAQLAAEAAKPVQDYPVFLDYQDDVYAAVEAAVSDETAAALTIAGKQEREDKLDEIKSSLHLKLVGDADPVQGTGTAGEFAGRQKEVSAAFRAVQKKLIRQRILRDKVRIDGRGLADIRALGAEVEVLPRVHGSAIFERGETQIMGVTTLNMLKMEQQLDTLSPVTRKRYMHNYNFPPYSTGETGRVGSPKRREIGHGALAERALMPVLPSREEFPYAIRQVSEALGSNGSTSMGSVCASTLSLLNAGVPLRAPVAGIAMGLVSDTVDGETRYAALTDILGAEDAFGDMDFKVAGTKEFVTAIQLDTKLDGIPASVLGGALTQARDARLHILDVMAEAIDVPDEMSPYAPRIITVKVPVDKIGEVIGPKGKMINQIQDDTGADISIEDDGTVFIGAVDGPSAEAARAAVNAIANPTMPEVGERFLGTVVKTTTFGAFVSLLPGKDGLLHISEVRKLVGGKRIDNVDDVVKIGQKIQVELKEIDPRGKLSLAAVVADDASQDGAAEASDAAAEPADA; encoded by the coding sequence ATGGAGGGTCCAGACATCACCTTCGCCGAGGCCGTCATCGACAACGGTCAGTACGGCACCCGCACGGTCCGGTTCGAGACCGGTCGCCTGGCCAAGCAGGCCGGCGGCGCGGTCACCGCGTACCTCGACGACGACACGATGCTCATGTCGACGACGACCGCGGGCAAGACCCCGAAGGACCAGTTCGACTTCTTCCCGCTGACGGTCGACGTCGAAGAGCGCATGTACGCCATCGGCAAGATCCCCGGCAGCTTCTTCCGCCGCGAGGGCCGCCCGTCGACCGACGCCGTCCTCACCTGCCGCCTCATCGACCGCCCGCTGCGCCCGACCTTCAAGAAGGGTCTGCGCAACGAGGTCCAGGTCGTCATCTCGGTGTTCTCGCTGAACCCCGACCACCAGTACGACGTGCTGGCCATCAACGCCGCCAGCGCCTCGACGCAGATCTCCGGCCTGCCGTTCTCCGGCCCCGTCGGCGGCGTCCGCGTCTCGCTCATCGACGGCCAGTGGGTCGCCTTCCCGAACTTCTCCGACATCGAGAAGTCGGTCTTCGACATGGTCGTCGCCGGCCGCGTCGTCACGAACGCCGACGGCGTTGACGACGTCGCCATCATGATGGTCGAGGCCGAGTCGACCGAGTCGACCTGGGACCTCGTCAAGACGATGGGCAAGCAGGCGCCGACCGAGGAGGTCGTCGCCGAGGGCCTCGAGGCCAGCAAGAAGTTCATCAAGCAGCTCTGCGACGCCCAGGCCCAGCTCGCTGCCGAGGCGGCCAAGCCGGTCCAGGACTACCCCGTCTTCCTCGACTACCAGGACGACGTGTACGCCGCGGTCGAGGCCGCCGTCTCCGACGAGACGGCCGCCGCCCTGACCATCGCCGGCAAGCAGGAGCGCGAGGACAAGCTCGACGAGATCAAGTCGTCGCTGCACCTCAAGCTCGTCGGCGACGCCGACCCGGTGCAGGGCACCGGCACCGCCGGTGAGTTCGCCGGTCGCCAGAAGGAGGTCTCCGCCGCCTTCCGCGCCGTGCAGAAGAAGCTCATCCGCCAGCGCATCCTGCGCGACAAGGTGCGCATCGACGGCCGTGGCCTCGCCGACATCCGCGCCCTCGGCGCCGAGGTCGAGGTGCTGCCGCGCGTGCACGGCTCCGCCATCTTCGAGCGCGGAGAGACCCAGATCATGGGTGTCACCACGCTGAACATGCTCAAGATGGAGCAGCAGCTCGACACCCTCTCGCCGGTGACGCGCAAGCGCTACATGCACAACTACAACTTCCCGCCCTACAGCACCGGTGAGACCGGCCGCGTCGGTTCGCCGAAGCGCCGCGAGATCGGTCACGGCGCCCTGGCCGAGCGTGCGCTCATGCCGGTCCTGCCGAGCCGCGAGGAGTTCCCGTACGCGATCCGTCAGGTGTCCGAGGCCCTCGGCTCCAACGGCTCGACGTCCATGGGCTCGGTCTGCGCCTCCACCCTGTCGCTGCTCAACGCCGGGGTGCCGCTGCGCGCCCCGGTCGCCGGCATCGCCATGGGCCTGGTGTCCGACACCGTCGACGGTGAGACCCGCTACGCGGCCCTCACCGACATCCTCGGGGCCGAGGACGCCTTCGGCGACATGGACTTCAAGGTCGCCGGCACCAAGGAGTTCGTCACGGCCATCCAGCTCGACACCAAGCTCGACGGCATCCCCGCCTCGGTGCTCGGAGGCGCGCTGACCCAGGCCCGCGACGCCCGCCTGCACATCCTCGACGTCATGGCCGAGGCCATCGACGTGCCCGACGAGATGAGCCCCTACGCGCCGCGCATCATCACGGTGAAGGTCCCCGTCGACAAGATCGGTGAGGTCATCGGCCCGAAGGGCAAGATGATCAACCAGATCCAGGACGACACGGGCGCCGACATCTCGATCGAGGACGACGGCACCGTGTTCATCGGTGCGGTCGACGGCCCCTCGGCCGAGGCGGCTCGCGCGGCGGTCAACGCCATCGCGAACCCGACGATGCCGGAGGTCGGTGAGCGCTTCCTGGGCACCGTCGTCAAGACGACGACCTTCGGGGCGTTCGTCTCGCTGCTGCCGGGCAAGGACGGCCTGCTGCACATCTCCGAGGTGCGCAAGCTCGTCGGCGGCAAGCGGATCGACAACGTCGACGACGTCGTCAAGATCGGCCAGAAGATCCAGGTCGAGCTCAAGGAGATCGACCCGCGCGGCAAGCTCAGCCTCGCCGCGGTCGTCGCCGACGACGCGAGCCAGGACGGCGCCGCCGAGGCGTCCGACGCGGCCGCAGAGCCGGCCGACGCCTGA
- a CDS encoding cytochrome c oxidase assembly protein: MPPFDASRLLTAWELSPGGLITVAVVGGAYLGWVHRARRSGHAWSRWRTALFLLLGVGTLAYAVCGPLAVYRDSVFWVGALQVGALASLTPVGLALGDPVRLLRTLHPAGRHPLLRLLSTRLARLLMFPAVGTALAVGTLIAVFWTPAFAASTRSTVAEALLDLALVVTGLLFVLPLMVDGLLPRWATPAVRTALAFVDGLADAIPGILLMTASGLVAPTFPGWTHLTAGGVGAVSGLAPDLDQRLGGGALLAVAEAVGLPVIAAVFVEWVRSDDREAAATDRALDAADHPVAVRSADPATGPAADPDDSVAAPVLWWESDPRLQGRFRPRA, from the coding sequence GTGCCCCCGTTCGACGCCTCGCGACTGCTCACCGCCTGGGAGCTCTCGCCCGGCGGCCTGATCACGGTGGCTGTCGTGGGCGGCGCCTACCTCGGCTGGGTGCACCGGGCCCGGCGTTCCGGTCACGCCTGGTCGCGCTGGCGTACCGCGCTGTTCCTCCTGCTCGGCGTCGGCACCCTGGCCTACGCCGTGTGCGGTCCGCTCGCCGTGTACCGCGACAGCGTGTTCTGGGTCGGGGCGCTGCAGGTCGGCGCGCTCGCCTCGCTCACGCCGGTCGGGCTCGCGCTCGGCGACCCCGTGCGGCTGCTGCGCACGCTCCACCCCGCCGGCCGGCATCCGCTGCTCAGGCTGCTGTCGACCCGGCTCGCCCGCCTGCTCATGTTCCCCGCCGTCGGCACGGCTCTCGCCGTGGGGACCCTCATCGCCGTGTTCTGGACGCCGGCCTTCGCGGCCTCCACCCGCTCAACGGTGGCGGAGGCGCTGCTCGACCTCGCCCTCGTCGTCACGGGTCTGCTCTTCGTCCTGCCGCTCATGGTCGACGGGCTGCTCCCCCGGTGGGCGACCCCGGCCGTGCGCACGGCGCTCGCCTTCGTCGACGGCCTCGCGGACGCCATCCCCGGCATCCTGCTCATGACGGCGAGCGGGCTGGTGGCGCCGACCTTCCCGGGCTGGACCCACCTGACGGCCGGCGGGGTCGGCGCCGTGTCGGGGCTGGCGCCGGACCTCGACCAACGCCTCGGCGGCGGGGCCCTGCTCGCCGTCGCGGAGGCGGTGGGGCTGCCGGTCATCGCCGCAGTCTTCGTCGAGTGGGTCCGCAGCGACGACCGCGAGGCCGCCGCGACCGACCGCGCCCTCGACGCCGCCGACCATCCGGTCGCTGTCAGGTCGGCGGATCCGGCGACCGGTCCGGCTGCCGACCCGGACGACTCCGTCGCCGCCCCGGTCCTGTGGTGGGAGTCGGACCCGAGGCTGCAGGGTCGGTTCCGACCGAGGGCCTGA
- the dapB gene encoding 4-hydroxy-tetrahydrodipicolinate reductase, protein MGAGGRMGAEAVRAVEATPGLRLVGRYGSADELGDLGGADVAVELTVPAASPGNVAHCVERGVHVVVGTTGWDEARLSTLREQLAAAPPAATGAGVGVLIAPNFAVGALLMMAFAAKAAPFFESVEVVELHHPAKVDAPSGTAARTAAMIAASRAEAGTPVPPDATTSDPDGARGVSVDGIHVHSVRLRGLTAHQEVLLGNAGEQLTLRHDSFDRTSFMPGVIAAVRAVADHPGLTVGLEHYLGLD, encoded by the coding sequence ATCGGTGCCGGTGGGCGGATGGGCGCCGAGGCCGTCCGCGCGGTCGAGGCGACACCCGGGCTGCGGCTCGTCGGCCGCTACGGCTCCGCTGACGAGCTCGGCGACCTCGGCGGGGCCGACGTGGCGGTCGAGCTGACGGTGCCGGCAGCCTCACCCGGCAACGTCGCCCACTGCGTCGAGCGCGGCGTGCACGTCGTCGTCGGCACGACGGGTTGGGACGAGGCCCGTCTGTCCACGTTGCGCGAGCAGCTGGCCGCGGCCCCGCCGGCGGCCACCGGCGCCGGGGTCGGCGTGCTCATCGCCCCCAACTTCGCCGTCGGCGCGCTGCTCATGATGGCCTTCGCGGCCAAGGCGGCGCCGTTCTTCGAGTCGGTCGAGGTGGTCGAGCTGCACCACCCCGCCAAGGTCGACGCCCCGTCGGGGACCGCCGCGCGCACGGCCGCGATGATCGCGGCCAGCCGCGCCGAGGCCGGGACGCCGGTTCCTCCGGACGCGACGACGAGCGACCCGGACGGGGCGCGCGGGGTCAGCGTCGACGGCATCCACGTGCACTCGGTGCGGCTGCGGGGCCTCACGGCCCACCAGGAGGTGCTGCTCGGCAACGCGGGGGAGCAGTTGACCCTGCGCCACGACTCCTTCGACCGCACGTCGTTCATGCCCGGTGTCATCGCGGCCGTGCGGGCGGTCGCCGACCACCCCGGGCTCACCGTCGGGCTCGAGCACTACCTCGGGCTCGACTGA
- a CDS encoding AzlD domain-containing protein produces the protein MNAWLAIAVATAIAFGTKVAGHLVPAGVLERPRVRRVTGALPVALLAALVVTQTATGAGGSLVVDARLAAVAVAAVALLLRAPFLLVVVLGALTAAVLRAAGFA, from the coding sequence GTGAACGCCTGGCTGGCCATCGCCGTGGCCACCGCGATCGCGTTCGGCACCAAGGTCGCCGGGCACCTCGTGCCGGCCGGCGTGCTCGAGCGTCCGCGCGTGCGCCGGGTGACCGGCGCACTACCGGTCGCGCTGCTCGCGGCGCTCGTCGTCACCCAGACGGCGACCGGCGCCGGTGGCTCGCTCGTCGTCGACGCCCGTCTCGCCGCGGTCGCCGTGGCGGCGGTGGCGCTGCTGCTGCGGGCGCCCTTCCTGCTCGTCGTCGTGCTGGGCGCCCTGACCGCGGCGGTGCTGCGGGCGGCCGGGTTCGCCTGA